GGAGGGGCTGCAGCGCGCGCAGGTGAAGCGTCTGTTGGATGAGTGGGAAGCACGCAGCCCCGGGCGCCGCCAGGTCATGTTCCGTGCATTGATGAACACGCGGCCCTCGCACCTGGCCGATCCGAAGCTGTTTGATTTTGCCGGTCTCTGGCCAGCAGGCGTGCCTGCGAGCGAGCTTGGCGTGCCGGATCTCGGCGGCGATTAACCTTTAGAAAACCTTCGGCCGCTAACTTGCCCGACAGAGCGAAAAGCGAATCGGGACACTATGCGGCTGATCGAAATCTTGGCAACTGCCTACGGGCATCTGGCGCAGTGGCGGCAAGGTCTGCGCGCAAAGACGCGGCGGACCCCTGCAGCGTCGGCCCTGCCACGCTCAGAACGGCTCTGCTATCGTCCGCAGATCTGTTGCGACACCGGAATGGTGGCCTCGCTGCGCACGGTGCCGCCACCGCATATGGAAGGCGATGCAGATGCGGTGCTGCGGCTGGCCCTGCGCCAGAGCCGCGAATGGCAGGCCGCCGGGCAGGCTTCGCCGACAATGGTGATCGACATTCCACGAGACATGGCCGAATGCGCCCGGCTGGCCGAGCCGCTGATCTGGGAGATCGACCGGCAGGAAGCCGACAAGCACCGGGTGATGTTCAGCGCGCCGCCCTCGCGCGGGCGCAGCGATCCGCTGGACGGCCTGCTGCTGCTGTCGCGTTTTGGCTGCGCGATCGAAATGAATTGCCTGGATCAGCCCGGCCTGCGTCTGCTGGAGAACGAGCAGCCCGACCTTGCCCGGCTGCGCATCCCGCAGGCGTTCTTTCGCGATTGCGACAGCGACCCGCATTGCGGAAAACACACCCTTGCGATGCTCTCTCTGGCCGAACAATACCGTGCCGA
This genomic window from Paracoccus sediminicola contains:
- a CDS encoding EAL domain-containing protein — its product is MRLIEILATAYGHLAQWRQGLRAKTRRTPAASALPRSERLCYRPQICCDTGMVASLRTVPPPHMEGDADAVLRLALRQSREWQAAGQASPTMVIDIPRDMAECARLAEPLIWEIDRQEADKHRVMFSAPPSRGRSDPLDGLLLLSRFGCAIEMNCLDQPGLRLLENEQPDLARLRIPQAFFRDCDSDPHCGKHTLAMLSLAEQYRADSLAEGVDTREEHGFLAQIGCSVVEGAAVAPVLDANATAHFLRATSAAPRQNAIPRPAA